The following proteins are encoded in a genomic region of Reichenbachiella sp.:
- a CDS encoding alpha/beta hydrolase: MENCSLDQWYGTASSFIWHGNQIVYKEQLSDNETLLMIHGFPTASYDWWKIWSPLAERYSLIVPDMIGFGYSDKPKDFPYSIMRQADLILDLLREKGATEFHILAHDYGDTVAQEILARANESQAFTVKTVCLLNGGIFPEAHHPILIQKLLMSPIGFIFSRMLNQQKFEKSFSKVFGADTKLDEQELELYWQLVSKADGHRIAHKIIRYMRERVENRERWLSALQNYPNKLGLINGPEDPISGKVMVERFKEVISEENIWLLEGIGHYHQVEAPVGVLEAYFEFINQ, from the coding sequence ATGGAAAATTGTTCACTCGATCAGTGGTATGGTACGGCCAGCTCATTTATATGGCATGGAAATCAGATTGTGTATAAAGAACAGCTTTCGGATAACGAGACACTCTTGATGATCCATGGATTTCCTACAGCCTCTTACGACTGGTGGAAAATTTGGAGTCCATTAGCAGAAAGGTATTCATTGATTGTTCCCGATATGATTGGGTTTGGTTATTCAGATAAACCCAAAGATTTTCCTTATTCCATCATGAGGCAAGCAGATTTAATCTTGGATCTGTTGAGAGAGAAGGGAGCAACTGAATTTCATATTTTGGCGCATGACTATGGGGATACGGTGGCGCAAGAGATTTTGGCCCGAGCCAATGAAAGTCAAGCGTTTACCGTCAAGACCGTTTGTCTGCTTAATGGTGGCATTTTTCCCGAAGCGCATCATCCAATTTTAATTCAAAAACTACTCATGAGCCCCATTGGGTTTATTTTCAGTAGGATGCTTAATCAGCAAAAGTTTGAAAAGTCCTTCTCCAAGGTATTTGGTGCTGATACCAAGTTGGATGAACAAGAATTGGAATTGTATTGGCAATTAGTATCTAAAGCGGATGGTCACCGAATCGCCCACAAAATCATTCGATATATGAGAGAGCGAGTAGAGAATCGAGAACGGTGGCTGAGTGCATTACAGAATTATCCTAACAAACTTGGGCTCATCAATGGGCCGGAAGATCCAATTTCTGGAAAGGTGATGGTGGAACGATTCAAAGAGGTAATTTCAGAAGAAAACATCTGGTTGCTTGAAGGTATAGGCCATTACCATCAAGTAGAAGCTCCTGTAGGTGTACTGGAAGCATATTTTGAGTTTATTAACCAATAA
- a CDS encoding Rossmann-like and DUF2520 domain-containing protein translates to MSDNFDQSVSLIGAGRVATSLAHALSANGVKVNEIYSRSLAQAKKLADSISGTIATDSLDFSSSKSQILIIAISDDAIGQVSENITFPEDIIMAHTSGTVSLGILRHARSGIFYPLQTFTENKKVDFRHVPILIDGKDDLMTNELLKLGKLLSNDVQVTTESERQKLHVAAVFASNFTNRMLAAAEDILKGTSVDLKTLKPLVLESIQNAFDSTPDQALTGPAKRGDAKTIKKHLESLQENQELQTLYEMITKMITSKI, encoded by the coding sequence ATGAGTGATAATTTTGACCAAAGTGTAAGCCTCATCGGAGCTGGCCGTGTAGCTACGAGCTTAGCACACGCTCTTTCGGCCAATGGAGTCAAGGTCAATGAGATTTATAGCCGATCTTTAGCTCAAGCTAAAAAACTTGCAGATTCGATTTCAGGAACAATAGCTACAGATTCTCTCGATTTTTCTAGTAGCAAATCTCAAATACTGATCATCGCTATTAGTGATGATGCCATAGGTCAAGTTTCAGAAAACATCACTTTCCCAGAGGACATAATAATGGCTCACACCTCAGGTACTGTATCATTAGGCATTTTACGACATGCTCGCTCTGGTATTTTTTACCCTCTCCAAACCTTTACTGAGAACAAAAAAGTAGACTTTAGGCATGTCCCTATTTTGATCGATGGGAAAGATGATTTGATGACAAACGAATTATTGAAACTAGGCAAGCTGCTAAGCAATGACGTACAGGTCACTACCGAATCAGAACGACAAAAACTTCATGTAGCAGCTGTCTTTGCCAGTAATTTTACCAATCGCATGCTGGCAGCTGCGGAGGATATTCTAAAAGGTACGTCTGTTGATTTAAAAACCTTAAAGCCGTTGGTTCTCGAATCCATTCAAAATGCGTTTGACTCAACTCCAGACCAAGCATTGACAGGCCCCGCCAAGCGGGGTGATGCCAAAACCATCAAAAAACATCTGGAATCACTCCAAGAAAATCAAGAACTCCAAACTCTCTATGAAATGATCACTAAAATGATTACCTCAAAAATCTAA
- a CDS encoding lipocalin family protein, whose protein sequence is MNHLIRLFLLAFAISACSVVEVEDIDNENTEINFDSTFPNSAIDVDAYLLGGESRTWRTLEFTIDGVNGFQNCRLDDQIQLNSDKTYNYDGGDMLCGAEDDQKLKSGTWEVDIDNRTLTFDAGTDQESIFHIESLDAEEIVVRSQYYSWEVLGKFTHE, encoded by the coding sequence ATGAATCATCTGATTAGACTCTTTCTTTTGGCCTTCGCCATTTCCGCTTGTAGTGTGGTAGAGGTGGAGGATATTGATAATGAAAATACTGAAATCAACTTTGATAGCACATTTCCTAATAGTGCCATAGATGTCGATGCTTATTTGCTGGGCGGAGAAAGCCGGACTTGGAGAACCTTAGAATTTACTATAGACGGCGTAAACGGTTTTCAAAACTGTAGGTTGGATGATCAAATTCAGCTCAACAGTGATAAAACCTATAACTATGACGGAGGTGACATGCTCTGTGGGGCAGAGGATGATCAAAAACTGAAGTCAGGCACATGGGAAGTGGATATAGACAATAGAACATTGACTTTTGATGCAGGTACAGATCAGGAGTCTATTTTCCATATAGAGAGTTTAGATGCTGAGGAAATTGTGGTTCGATCGCAATATTACAGCTGGGAGGTACTGGGTAAATTCACTCACGAATAA
- a CDS encoding ABC transporter permease translates to MASNQDHNQPPKWANRLLEWYCREDLLEDLQGDLHEYYDRNLKKGRRIANLIFIIDVFKFFRSYTFRKLKNKYKMNSYMLFKNYFKTSVRSLARNKLFSFINIIGLAVAMSVGLLVITMIVESRGFDTFHEKGDHIYRVINTRTDARGDEFKMATTSYFLSQKLEDVAGYEYKTTLYGGFGGDADTGNKKLIITGLWASKDFFKVFSFPLIKGDPATALAEPNSLVITEDTSYKLFGAEDPMGKLITVGEREFLIRGVAQNPPKNSHFTFEALGSYVTKVNENQSDPDWSASTSMWITYIYMTIPHKEDVNQINHALRQICDTENEIIAPLHITSKLQPLDEIFNGAALGNQLGPTLPSSAALVFAILPFIILLTACFNYTNLSIARSLRRTTEVGVRKVIGASRWNIFAQFVIESIIIALLALLVSGIIYIPLREQFLILLDGDGLSLPITWSVIGSFVLFAIFAGILASIIPATTLSKFQAVAVLRGVSNVKLFAGLTLRKILLITQFSISTILILGTLILNKQYIHATSYDLGFSTDQILNIELQGNNHNLMRDAFATVPDVKSISRSEHILHSSMTHLKDGKYKDPLDSAQVHINFIDEFYLSNHQFSLIAGENFRYRPDSAEEQHVIVNEKLLERFDIDPLNALGEKIELEDKKLAILGVVKDFNHSTLDAPIEPFAFRYDPTKYRYLNLAINADDYIATIDRLEAVWRNFDELHPFSATFYDDEIDRAYMMFSMLIKVVGFLAILAISIAAMGLLGMSVYAVETRIKEISIRKVMGASVIKLVYLLSKGYIWLLVVATIISAPLTYFIINEMIISEFAYLAPMTVGDVLSGLILVFMIGLVMIGFQTYRAAQTNPAETLRNE, encoded by the coding sequence TTGGCATCAAATCAAGATCATAATCAGCCTCCCAAATGGGCCAACAGATTACTCGAATGGTATTGTCGAGAAGATCTTCTAGAGGATCTTCAAGGTGATTTGCATGAGTATTATGATCGCAATCTCAAAAAAGGAAGAAGAATAGCCAATCTTATTTTCATTATAGATGTATTCAAATTTTTTAGGTCATACACTTTCAGAAAACTCAAAAACAAATACAAGATGAACAGTTACATGCTATTCAAAAATTACTTTAAGACATCGGTAAGAAGTCTCGCAAGAAACAAATTGTTTTCATTTATCAATATTATTGGGCTAGCCGTTGCTATGTCTGTAGGGCTACTGGTCATCACTATGATTGTGGAAAGTAGAGGGTTTGATACCTTCCATGAGAAGGGAGATCATATTTATCGGGTGATAAATACTCGAACCGATGCTCGCGGTGATGAATTCAAAATGGCTACAACGTCATATTTTCTAAGCCAAAAACTAGAAGATGTGGCAGGGTATGAGTACAAAACAACTCTATATGGTGGTTTTGGAGGAGATGCGGATACTGGAAATAAGAAATTAATCATTACAGGCTTATGGGCATCTAAAGATTTTTTTAAGGTATTCTCCTTCCCTTTGATAAAGGGAGATCCCGCCACTGCACTTGCCGAACCTAACAGTCTGGTAATAACAGAAGACACCTCGTACAAATTGTTCGGAGCAGAAGATCCAATGGGTAAATTGATAACCGTAGGAGAGCGGGAGTTTTTGATACGCGGTGTAGCACAAAACCCTCCTAAAAACTCTCACTTTACCTTTGAGGCATTAGGTTCATATGTCACCAAAGTGAATGAAAATCAATCAGACCCAGACTGGTCGGCCTCCACTAGCATGTGGATCACCTACATCTACATGACAATACCACATAAAGAAGATGTAAATCAGATCAATCATGCGTTGCGCCAAATATGTGATACAGAAAATGAAATCATTGCTCCTCTCCATATTACTTCCAAGTTGCAACCGCTCGACGAGATATTCAATGGCGCAGCACTAGGTAATCAGCTTGGCCCTACGCTGCCCTCTTCTGCCGCACTTGTTTTTGCCATACTCCCATTTATCATTTTACTTACTGCTTGTTTCAACTACACGAATCTTTCAATTGCCAGGTCATTGCGTCGCACTACAGAAGTAGGTGTTCGAAAGGTAATTGGTGCATCTCGTTGGAATATTTTCGCTCAATTTGTAATAGAATCCATAATCATTGCTTTGCTAGCGTTGCTCGTATCTGGTATTATTTATATTCCATTGAGAGAACAGTTTCTCATATTATTGGATGGAGATGGTCTGAGCTTACCTATTACCTGGTCTGTAATTGGGTCATTTGTCCTATTCGCGATCTTTGCGGGAATTCTGGCTAGCATAATACCTGCAACCACTTTATCTAAATTTCAGGCAGTAGCGGTACTGCGAGGGGTATCAAATGTGAAGCTGTTTGCAGGTCTTACACTTAGAAAAATTCTCTTGATCACTCAATTTTCTATTTCTACCATTCTCATATTAGGTACCCTTATACTCAACAAACAATATATACATGCAACCAGTTACGATTTAGGTTTTTCTACTGATCAAATATTAAATATAGAGTTACAAGGAAATAACCACAATTTAATGAGAGATGCATTTGCTACTGTACCAGATGTAAAGTCTATTTCTCGAAGCGAACATATTCTTCATTCTAGTATGACACATCTTAAAGATGGGAAATACAAGGATCCGCTTGACTCGGCACAAGTGCATATCAATTTCATAGATGAATTCTATTTATCTAATCACCAATTTAGTCTGATCGCAGGTGAGAATTTCAGGTATCGCCCCGACAGTGCAGAAGAACAGCACGTCATAGTCAATGAAAAACTTCTAGAACGTTTCGACATTGATCCTTTAAATGCGCTAGGAGAAAAAATAGAATTGGAAGACAAAAAACTGGCCATTTTAGGAGTAGTCAAAGACTTCAATCACTCAACCCTTGATGCGCCAATAGAGCCATTTGCATTCAGATATGACCCAACCAAATATAGGTACTTGAATTTGGCCATCAATGCTGACGATTACATAGCCACTATAGATCGGCTTGAAGCAGTTTGGAGAAATTTTGACGAGTTGCATCCTTTCTCGGCCACTTTCTATGATGATGAAATAGACAGGGCTTATATGATGTTTAGCATGCTTATCAAAGTGGTTGGCTTCCTGGCTATACTGGCTATATCGATTGCGGCCATGGGATTGTTAGGAATGAGTGTGTATGCAGTAGAGACCAGAATAAAAGAAATAAGCATTAGAAAAGTAATGGGTGCCTCGGTAATCAAATTGGTCTATTTACTATCCAAGGGTTATATATGGCTGCTTGTGGTAGCCACCATAATTTCTGCACCCTTAACTTATTTTATCATCAATGAAATGATAATTTCAGAATTTGCCTATTTGGCTCCTATGACAGTTGGGGATGTACTTAGTGGCTTGATTCTAGTATTTATGATTGGACTGGTCATGATCGGTTTTCAAACTTACAGAGCGGCGCAAACCAATCCGGCAGAAACATTGAGAAATGAGTAG
- a CDS encoding PadR family transcriptional regulator: MKGTNIGEFEELVLLTIASQIDQAYSVMICDEIERVTGRKVKLGVVHSVLNRLEEKDLINSRLGEATKARGGRRKRFFEVSKAGKAALIKAKEQRDQLWNTIPDVVFKEYFLQF; the protein is encoded by the coding sequence ATGAAGGGAACTAATATAGGAGAATTTGAAGAGTTGGTACTTCTCACCATTGCATCGCAAATAGATCAAGCATATAGTGTAATGATCTGCGATGAAATTGAACGAGTAACTGGTAGGAAAGTAAAACTAGGAGTAGTTCATTCCGTTCTCAATCGCCTGGAAGAAAAGGACCTTATCAACTCAAGACTAGGAGAAGCTACTAAAGCCCGCGGCGGTCGACGCAAACGTTTTTTTGAAGTTTCAAAGGCCGGAAAAGCTGCATTAATAAAAGCAAAAGAGCAAAGAGACCAACTTTGGAATACAATTCCCGATGTGGTATTCAAAGAGTATTTTTTGCAATTTTAA
- a CDS encoding GNAT family N-acetyltransferase: MNVRRAKAEEAKDIIDFQIDMARETENVALDRNIITPGVQAVFDDESKGWYFVAEVDGKIAGSLLITFEWSDWRNGMILWIQSVFVDKDFRGKGVYRALYEHIQTMVKDSGEYCGIRLYVDKTNTNALQVYEKLGMDSQHYGMCEWIKS, encoded by the coding sequence ATGAATGTAAGAAGAGCAAAGGCCGAAGAGGCAAAAGATATTATAGATTTTCAAATCGACATGGCTCGGGAGACGGAGAATGTGGCTTTGGATAGAAATATTATTACACCAGGTGTTCAGGCTGTTTTTGACGATGAATCTAAAGGTTGGTATTTTGTGGCAGAAGTAGACGGAAAGATCGCTGGTAGTTTGCTGATCACCTTCGAATGGAGCGATTGGAGAAATGGAATGATCCTTTGGATTCAATCTGTATTTGTTGACAAAGACTTTCGTGGAAAAGGAGTGTATCGAGCACTTTATGAACACATACAAACCATGGTAAAAGACTCAGGTGAATATTGTGGGATTCGTCTATATGTAGATAAGACTAACACTAATGCACTCCAGGTTTACGAAAAACTCGGAATGGACAGCCAGCACTACGGAATGTGTGAGTGGATTAAATCCTGA
- a CDS encoding Na+/H+ antiporter NhaC family protein: MEKQGSFKSLIPLMVFIFSFLGIGILLDDFYALPAPIAVILGIMVAFVLFSDSLEEKTKQLVEGCGDSKVMTMGIIYLLAGAFATVSKQMGAVDSVVNFGLDFISVQYLPVGVFLIASFLSIATGTSVGSIVALGPIVVGLADRSGTSLALMSATLLGGAMFGDNLSIISDTTIAATQSLGVKMKDKFRANIYIALPAALVTVVLLLVFGLTKDLSGIDALTDTGDYELMKIIPYVLVIVLAVMGVPVFHVLIIGIIVSGLMGISFDSFTMMGFAKTTYKGFEGMTEVFLLAIFSGGLAALTAHDGGINYTLRKVKEWVKGKKSAQFGLGALIGITNLAIANNTVTLLITGDISKEISESYGVDKRKAAALIDTFSCIVQGLLPYGAQVLILLKFTDGRLNFFDLAGNVWYLYMLLIFVVLAIMIKPWDKKISAMAE; the protein is encoded by the coding sequence ATGGAAAAACAAGGAAGTTTTAAATCTCTGATACCGTTGATGGTATTCATTTTCTCCTTTTTGGGTATAGGCATATTGTTGGACGACTTTTATGCATTGCCAGCACCAATCGCCGTTATTCTTGGAATCATGGTGGCCTTCGTACTATTTAGTGATAGCCTGGAAGAAAAGACCAAACAATTGGTGGAGGGATGTGGAGATTCCAAGGTGATGACCATGGGAATTATTTATTTGCTGGCTGGGGCTTTTGCCACCGTATCGAAGCAAATGGGTGCCGTGGATTCAGTTGTCAATTTTGGATTGGATTTCATTTCTGTACAATACCTACCTGTTGGTGTATTCTTGATTGCTAGCTTTTTATCGATAGCTACAGGGACTTCTGTGGGGTCGATTGTAGCGCTCGGGCCCATCGTCGTCGGCTTGGCTGATCGGTCTGGTACTTCTCTGGCATTGATGTCGGCTACGCTGCTGGGTGGTGCCATGTTTGGCGACAATCTTTCTATTATTTCAGATACGACGATTGCTGCTACGCAGTCACTGGGAGTGAAAATGAAGGATAAGTTTAGAGCAAATATCTACATCGCCTTACCTGCGGCTTTAGTAACGGTTGTGTTATTGTTGGTTTTTGGTTTGACCAAAGACTTATCAGGAATCGATGCCTTGACCGATACTGGTGACTATGAATTGATGAAAATCATTCCTTATGTTTTGGTGATTGTATTGGCTGTGATGGGTGTACCAGTGTTTCATGTGTTGATCATTGGAATTATCGTGAGTGGGTTAATGGGTATTTCTTTTGATAGTTTTACTATGATGGGGTTTGCCAAGACCACATACAAAGGATTCGAAGGCATGACGGAAGTCTTTTTGCTCGCCATTTTTAGTGGGGGGTTAGCAGCATTAACGGCGCATGATGGTGGCATCAACTACACGCTGAGGAAAGTAAAAGAATGGGTGAAAGGGAAGAAATCAGCCCAGTTTGGATTGGGCGCATTGATTGGCATTACCAATTTGGCGATAGCGAATAACACGGTGACGCTGTTGATCACAGGAGACATTTCGAAAGAAATTAGCGAAAGCTATGGAGTGGACAAAAGAAAAGCGGCGGCACTGATTGATACGTTTTCATGTATTGTTCAGGGCTTACTTCCCTACGGTGCTCAAGTGTTGATACTCTTGAAGTTTACAGATGGAAGATTGAACTTCTTCGATCTAGCTGGAAATGTTTGGTATTTGTATATGTTATTGATTTTTGTGGTATTGGCGATAATGATTAAGCCTTGGGATAAAAAAATATCGGCTATGGCCGAGTAA
- a CDS encoding ATP-dependent helicase, producing MLENADLDYLNGLNPPQREAVENVDGPSMIIAGAGSGKTRVLTYRIAHLIKKHKVDPFNILSLTFTNKAAKEMRQRIEGVVGNDARNLWMGTFHSVFSRILRAEADRLGYPSHFTIYDADDSKSLIKQIVKSFGLDDKVYKPNVVFNRISSAKNRLVSWQEYNNNPVYLADDTENGKPEMGKIYREYAQRCFKADAMDFDDLLFNTNVLFRDHIDVLNKYQQRFHYVMVDEFQDTNISQYVITKKLAAVRRNICIVGDDAQSIYAFRGADIQNILNFEKDYPELKVIKLEQNYRSSKTIVNAANSVITKNKNQLRKSVWTDNNEGDLIELIKATTDNEEGKLVASAIFESKNNNQYKNADFAILYRTNSQSRAMEEALRRNNIKYQIVGGLSFYQRKEIKDLLGYIRYSVNQNDEQALRRIINLPKRGIGGTSVDKLFVAAAEQNLDLWTVLEDAKNIIGGRTATAIDGFVTTIKSFKLAVEKKDAFEAASQIAKNSGLMKELYDDKTIEGRNRYENVQELLNGIKEFVDNPENEDKSMSAFLQEIALLTDADNKDKDEDKDVVTMMTIHMAKGLEFKNVFIVGMEEDLFPSQMMISSRQDLEEERRLFYVAITRAETKLYLSYALTRYRFGRLKTCEPSRFLEEIDKDFLKFNAKMSSTPSPGDQYAKTFISNVQRSTPKPPPNQLFHKPSADFRPSDTSKLAVGNKVEHPKFGFGQVTAIDEQGANKKAHISFEKAGDKTLLLSFAKLRIMD from the coding sequence ATGTTGGAAAATGCGGATTTAGACTATTTAAACGGACTGAACCCTCCACAGCGAGAGGCAGTCGAAAATGTGGATGGGCCATCGATGATCATCGCAGGTGCGGGATCTGGAAAGACTCGTGTGCTTACTTATCGTATCGCCCATTTGATCAAAAAACATAAAGTCGACCCTTTCAACATTCTGTCTTTGACCTTTACCAACAAGGCCGCCAAAGAAATGAGACAGCGTATCGAAGGCGTGGTGGGCAACGATGCCCGAAACCTTTGGATGGGAACCTTTCACTCCGTTTTTTCCAGGATATTGAGAGCAGAAGCGGATCGATTAGGCTATCCGAGTCATTTCACCATCTATGATGCGGATGATTCTAAGTCTCTGATTAAGCAGATCGTCAAATCATTTGGTTTGGATGACAAAGTGTATAAACCCAATGTGGTTTTCAACCGAATATCCAGTGCCAAAAATCGCCTCGTATCCTGGCAGGAATACAACAACAACCCTGTCTACTTAGCCGACGACACTGAAAATGGCAAACCCGAAATGGGTAAAATCTATCGCGAATACGCCCAGCGATGCTTCAAAGCAGATGCCATGGATTTCGACGACTTGCTGTTCAACACCAACGTACTCTTCAGAGACCACATCGACGTTCTCAACAAATACCAACAGCGCTTTCACTATGTGATGGTGGACGAGTTTCAAGATACGAACATTTCACAGTATGTGATTACCAAAAAACTAGCGGCTGTACGACGAAACATCTGTATTGTAGGTGATGATGCACAGAGTATTTACGCCTTTCGTGGAGCTGACATTCAGAATATTCTGAACTTTGAAAAGGATTATCCGGAACTGAAAGTAATTAAACTGGAGCAAAATTACCGATCGTCCAAAACGATTGTAAATGCAGCCAACTCCGTCATAACTAAGAATAAAAACCAATTACGCAAAAGCGTCTGGACGGACAATAACGAAGGCGACCTGATCGAATTGATCAAAGCCACCACGGATAACGAAGAAGGCAAACTAGTAGCATCTGCCATCTTTGAATCTAAAAACAATAACCAATACAAAAACGCGGACTTCGCGATCCTCTATCGTACCAACAGCCAGTCACGAGCGATGGAAGAAGCGTTGCGAAGAAACAACATCAAATATCAGATTGTAGGCGGTTTGTCTTTCTATCAAAGAAAAGAGATCAAAGATCTGCTTGGCTATATTCGATACTCTGTCAATCAGAACGACGAACAGGCATTACGTAGAATAATCAACTTGCCCAAACGAGGTATTGGTGGTACGTCGGTAGATAAACTTTTTGTAGCGGCGGCGGAACAAAACCTAGATCTGTGGACCGTATTAGAAGACGCTAAAAATATTATAGGCGGGCGTACGGCCACTGCAATAGATGGATTTGTAACTACCATCAAGAGCTTCAAGCTGGCGGTGGAAAAGAAAGATGCTTTCGAAGCTGCTTCACAGATTGCCAAGAACTCTGGCTTGATGAAAGAGCTCTACGATGACAAAACCATCGAAGGTCGTAATCGCTACGAAAATGTTCAGGAACTCCTTAACGGGATCAAAGAGTTTGTAGACAACCCTGAAAACGAAGACAAATCTATGTCGGCCTTTTTACAGGAAATTGCGCTGCTGACAGATGCCGATAATAAGGACAAAGACGAGGACAAGGATGTAGTCACGATGATGACAATACACATGGCCAAAGGACTGGAGTTCAAGAATGTGTTTATCGTAGGGATGGAGGAAGACCTCTTCCCTTCTCAGATGATGATCAGTTCGCGTCAGGATTTGGAGGAAGAACGGCGTTTATTCTATGTAGCTATCACGAGAGCTGAAACCAAACTGTATTTGAGTTATGCCTTGACCAGATACCGATTTGGAAGATTAAAAACATGTGAACCGAGTCGTTTTCTAGAAGAGATAGACAAAGACTTCTTGAAGTTCAATGCCAAAATGAGCAGCACACCTTCTCCAGGAGATCAGTATGCCAAGACTTTTATTAGTAATGTGCAAAGATCAACTCCAAAGCCTCCGCCAAATCAATTGTTTCACAAACCATCGGCGGACTTTAGACCTAGCGACACTTCCAAGTTAGCTGTAGGCAACAAAGTAGAACATCCCAAATTTGGTTTCGGGCAAGTCACAGCGATAGACGAACAAGGTGCTAACAAAAAGGCTCACATCAGCTTTGAAAAAGCAGGTGATAAGACTTTGTTACTCAGTTTTGCGAAGTTGAGGATAATGGATTAA
- a CDS encoding TetR family transcriptional regulator C-terminal domain-containing protein, translating to MAIKEKTKRKASSYASFSKGDLINAYMQLILESEKTPESIYKFCKDLKIPESQFYEHFGSFENLQKGIWDEFIHQALTVISKSKEYQSFNKREKLLTFYFTFFEILTLNRSYILLTLKSPLDIPQLALLRNSFQEYISALSELKTEEEEPIKHYSSKAVEELAWAQFLVILRFWIKDDSARFEKTDVMIEKTINTTFDVVDTTPINSVIDYAKFLFKETVNK from the coding sequence ATGGCTATAAAAGAAAAAACCAAACGCAAGGCATCTTCTTATGCATCCTTTTCTAAAGGAGATTTGATCAATGCGTACATGCAATTGATACTAGAATCTGAAAAGACTCCGGAATCAATTTATAAGTTTTGTAAAGACCTCAAAATACCAGAAAGTCAGTTTTACGAACATTTCGGTAGTTTCGAAAATCTTCAAAAAGGCATATGGGACGAATTCATTCATCAGGCCCTTACAGTTATTTCTAAATCCAAGGAGTATCAATCTTTTAACAAAAGAGAGAAGCTATTAACCTTCTATTTTACCTTCTTTGAAATATTAACCTTGAATCGTAGTTATATACTCCTCACCTTAAAAAGTCCATTGGATATCCCTCAGCTTGCATTACTTAGAAATTCATTTCAAGAATATATTTCTGCGCTCAGTGAATTGAAAACGGAGGAAGAAGAACCAATCAAACACTACTCTTCTAAAGCTGTGGAAGAACTTGCATGGGCTCAATTTTTAGTGATTCTAAGATTTTGGATCAAGGATGATTCTGCAAGATTCGAAAAAACTGATGTGATGATTGAAAAGACTATTAATACAACTTTCGATGTGGTGGACACGACACCTATCAATAGTGTGATTGACTATGCCAAATTTCTTTTCAAGGAAACTGTAAACAAATGA